One genomic segment of Callospermophilus lateralis isolate mCalLat2 chromosome 20, mCalLat2.hap1, whole genome shotgun sequence includes these proteins:
- the Rho gene encoding rhodopsin, with amino-acid sequence MNGTEGPDFYVPFSNATGVVRSPFEHPQYYLAEPWQFSLLAAYMLLLILLGFPINFLTLYVTVQHKKLRSPLNYILLNLATADLFMVLFGFTTTVYTSLNGYFVFGRTGCFVEGFFATLGGEVALWSLVVLAIERYMVVCKPMSNFRFGENHAIMGVIFTWIMASTCAVPPLFGWSRYLPEGMQCSCGIDYYTPKPELNNESFVIYMFVVHFTIPLVIIFFCYGQLVFTVKEAAAQQQESATTQKAEKEVTRMVIIMVIAFLICWVPYASVAVHIFTHQGSDFGPILMTIPAFFAKSSALYNPVIYIMMNKQFRNCMLTTICCGKNPLGDDETSTTVSRTETSQVAPA; translated from the exons ATGAATGGCACCGAGGGCCCCGACTTCTATGTCCCCTTCTCCAATGCCACCGGGGTGGTGCGCAGCCCCTTCGAGCACCCGCAGTACTACCTGGCCGAGCCCTGGCAGTTCTCCCTCCTGGCCGCCTACATGCTCCTGCTCATCCTCCTGGGCTTCCCCATCAACTTCCTCACGCTCTATGTCACCGTGCAGCACAAGAAGCTGCGGTCCCCGCTCAACTACATCCTGCTCAACCTGGCCACCGCCGACCTGTTCATGGTGCTCTTCGGCTTCACCACCACCGTCTACACCTCGCTCAACGGCTACTTCGTCTTCGGGCGCACGGGCTGCTTCGTGGAGGGCTTCTTTGCCACCCTGGGCG GCGAAGTGGCCCTGTGGTCCTTGGTGGTCCTGGCCATCGAGAGGTACATGGTGGTGTGCAAACCCATGAGCAACTTCCGCTTTGGGGAGAACCACGCGATCATGGGGGTCATCTTCACCTGGATCATGGCGTCCACCTGTGCCGTCCCGCCCCTCTTTGGCTGGTCCAG GTACCTCCCCGAAGGCATGCAGTGCTCCTGTGGGATCGACTACTACACGCCCAAGCCCGAGCTCAACAACGAGTCCTTCGTCATCTACATGTTCGTGGTGCACTTCACCATCCCCCTGGTCATCATCTTCTTCTGCTACGGCCAGCTGGTCTTCACGGTCAAGGAG GCAGCCGCCCAGCAGCAGGAGTCGGCCACCACCCAGAAGGCAGAAAAGGAGGTGACCCGCATGGTCATCATCATGGTCATCGCTTTCCTCATCTGCTGGGTGCCCTACGCCAGCGTGGCCGTGCACATCTTCACCCACCAGGGCTCCGACTTCGGCCCCATCCTCATGACCATCCCCGCCTTCTTCGCCAAGAGCTCCGCCCTCTACAACCCCGTCATCTACATCATGATGAACAAGCAG TTCCGGAACTGCATGCTCACCACCATCTGCTGTGGCAAGAACCCCCTGGGTGACGACGAGACCTCGACCACCGTATCCAGGACGGAGACCAGCCAGGTGGCCCCAGCCTAA